One genomic segment of Catalinimonas alkaloidigena includes these proteins:
- a CDS encoding BlaI/MecI/CopY family transcriptional regulator: MKELTKAEEEIMQVLWALDAAFVKDMIEKLPEPKPAYNTVSTIVRILQQKGFVGHEIHGKSHKYYPVITKEAYTRSFMKGFVKRYFSGSYQQMVSFFTKEEKLSLNELEQLIKELKDKDA, from the coding sequence ATGAAAGAATTAACGAAAGCCGAAGAAGAAATCATGCAGGTACTCTGGGCGTTGGACGCAGCATTTGTAAAGGACATGATTGAAAAGCTGCCCGAACCCAAACCTGCCTACAATACTGTTTCTACCATCGTAAGAATTCTGCAACAGAAAGGATTTGTAGGCCATGAGATACATGGTAAGTCTCATAAATATTATCCTGTGATTACCAAAGAGGCCTATACCAGGTCCTTTATGAAAGGATTTGTAAAAAGATATTTCAGCGGGTCCTATCAGCAAATGGTTTCCTTCTTTACCAAAGAGGAAAAACTCAGCCTCAATGAACTGGAGCAACTTATCAAAGAACTTAAAGACAAAGACGCATGA
- a CDS encoding DoxX family protein — MDILDRLDKAHSQARQNLWLYYFSVFNRIVLAAGFIPAGITKVIGERFASGLSVVHPMGHYLEALHFTAYYYTFIGIAQIAAGILLLIPRSVTLGALIYFPIILNICILSFAVRFDGSLLTAPLMVLANLYLLAWNYDKLKFILPVKNYPFQQGHKETSAYQKEFPFKYFIAFAATVVIVIAAVVTFNMYAVMPRNSLKDCVKQFEGTHDAEAGNAFCQCIHTDGNPLNECLEEYETALGN, encoded by the coding sequence TTGGATATTTTAGATAGACTTGACAAGGCACACTCACAAGCCAGACAAAATTTATGGTTGTATTACTTCTCTGTATTCAACCGGATAGTGCTGGCAGCAGGTTTTATACCCGCAGGGATCACTAAAGTAATAGGGGAGCGCTTTGCCAGCGGCCTGTCTGTGGTGCATCCTATGGGACATTATCTGGAAGCACTACATTTTACGGCTTACTATTATACTTTTATCGGCATTGCTCAAATCGCAGCAGGCATTCTTTTACTCATACCGCGTAGCGTGACGCTGGGCGCTTTGATCTACTTTCCGATCATTCTGAATATCTGTATCCTTTCCTTCGCCGTCCGCTTTGATGGCTCACTGCTTACCGCACCATTGATGGTGCTGGCGAACCTGTACCTGCTTGCTTGGAACTATGATAAGTTGAAATTTATTCTTCCCGTTAAGAACTACCCTTTTCAGCAGGGGCACAAAGAAACCAGCGCATACCAAAAAGAATTTCCGTTTAAGTATTTTATCGCTTTTGCCGCGACCGTTGTTATTGTGATTGCTGCGGTAGTAACCTTCAATATGTATGCGGTAATGCCCAGAAATTCACTCAAGGATTGCGTAAAACAATTTGAAGGTACCCATGATGCAGAGGCAGGAAATGCGTTCTGCCAATGCATCCACACAGATGGAAATCCGCTCAATGAATGTCTGGAGGAATATGAGACAGCTTTGGGCAATTAA
- a CDS encoding DNA alkylation repair protein has translation MANMKLSSKAAHILGQINHDTKLGDLRKIAKEIKKDHALAMELWSTGEVLPRLLAILVFDNKLLSSDLLNKLDQDIQTHTSDKRNQLMDWLMANQLTKSREKIELMESWENSPSSLQRRAYWYYQGRLRWTGQTPPDNTAVLLSKIEAEITDEEPEVQWAMNFVAGWIGVFDEKYRSRCIKLGEKTGLYKGEMVSKGCTPNYLPEFITIEANKRNL, from the coding sequence ATGGCAAATATGAAACTTTCCTCGAAAGCAGCGCATATTCTAGGACAAATTAATCACGATACCAAACTAGGAGACCTGCGTAAAATTGCAAAAGAAATTAAAAAGGACCATGCGCTAGCGATGGAATTGTGGTCGACAGGAGAAGTTTTGCCGAGACTTTTGGCAATTTTAGTTTTCGATAACAAACTTCTGTCATCAGATTTGCTTAATAAGCTTGATCAAGATATTCAGACCCACACATCCGACAAACGAAACCAATTAATGGATTGGTTAATGGCTAATCAGCTTACCAAATCCAGAGAGAAAATTGAACTGATGGAATCGTGGGAAAATAGTCCTTCTTCCCTCCAAAGACGAGCTTATTGGTATTATCAGGGACGACTAAGGTGGACCGGCCAGACACCCCCTGACAATACCGCGGTCTTGCTTTCTAAAATAGAAGCTGAAATTACAGATGAAGAACCTGAAGTTCAGTGGGCGATGAACTTTGTAGCCGGGTGGATTGGTGTTTTTGATGAAAAATATCGTAGCCGTTGTATAAAACTTGGGGAGAAAACGGGGCTTTACAAAGGTGAAATGGTATCTAAAGGATGTACACCTAATTATTTACCGGAATTCATCACGATTGAAGCTAATAAACGAAACCTGTAA
- a CDS encoding RNA polymerase sigma factor, with translation MDSTSKKLIQDWLDEFAQGNENAYKLLFHQYYNPLLLYGITITKHQHIVEDQIQEIFIWLYQHPQKCRSIQNLETYLFIALKKNILSSLRKETNLQNREREYTYDQNRESNGVEEKWIHSDSQKQQYHWLAKQIDQLPPRMREVVFLRYYQSLGFNEIAHIMSVTPQVAQNFALRALKKMRKSLPLLQRLLSFTLTVLIAN, from the coding sequence ATGGATAGCACATCAAAAAAATTAATTCAGGATTGGCTAGATGAATTTGCCCAGGGCAATGAAAACGCCTACAAGCTGTTATTTCATCAATATTACAACCCATTATTACTGTATGGGATCACAATTACCAAACACCAGCACATTGTTGAAGATCAGATTCAGGAAATATTCATATGGTTATATCAGCACCCTCAAAAGTGTCGTTCTATTCAAAACCTAGAAACATATCTCTTTATAGCGCTCAAAAAAAACATTCTTTCATCGCTCCGGAAGGAAACTAACTTGCAAAATCGCGAGCGTGAATATACTTATGATCAAAATCGTGAATCCAATGGCGTTGAGGAAAAATGGATTCATTCAGATAGTCAAAAACAGCAGTATCATTGGTTAGCAAAGCAAATAGACCAACTTCCACCTCGTATGAGAGAAGTTGTATTTCTGCGTTATTATCAAAGTTTAGGCTTTAATGAAATCGCACATATCATGTCGGTTACTCCTCAGGTTGCGCAGAACTTTGCTTTACGCGCGCTGAAGAAAATGCGCAAGTCTTTACCTCTCCTTCAACGTTTACTCTCTTTTACTCTCACTGTATTGATCGCTAATTAG
- a CDS encoding FecR family protein: protein MTMNESNYLHYTVDDYAVDPSFRKWCLSEGETGSAFWETFLLRHPEKAEEIEAARRIVLGVDQHFASREASPASIESHYLQTLKTAQQRERTIKLKRQKLQFAAAITLLIAAAISFTYYTFSSSDESSLLVYRTDYGEQKTIQLPDSSLVRLNANSKLIINPTWEIDSLREVWLEGEAYFSVAKKPAHHTKFVVHAQELNVEVLGTQFNVNTMEGATEVVLDEGKIKLSKSDNTETITMSPGEMATFSVSTRRITKKQVNPQLYRSWKEGYLTYEEARLSEVLKDVQQTFGYTIVVKDSLLLEETISGALSSNDLDSLLIVLKDIIPKISFTQNDQQLIVTKKK, encoded by the coding sequence ATGACAATGAACGAAAGCAACTACCTTCACTATACAGTTGATGATTATGCAGTAGATCCTTCCTTCAGAAAATGGTGTCTGTCAGAGGGTGAGACAGGAAGCGCATTTTGGGAAACTTTTTTACTCCGTCACCCTGAGAAAGCAGAAGAGATAGAAGCAGCCCGTAGAATTGTATTGGGAGTAGATCAGCATTTTGCCAGCCGGGAAGCTAGCCCCGCTAGCATTGAAAGCCATTATCTACAAACTTTAAAAACAGCACAACAAAGAGAACGTACTATTAAGCTAAAGCGACAAAAATTACAATTTGCGGCTGCCATTACTTTGCTTATCGCTGCAGCTATTTCATTTACTTATTACACCTTCTCCTCATCGGATGAATCCAGCCTCCTTGTATATCGCACCGATTACGGAGAGCAAAAGACGATTCAGCTGCCTGACAGTTCCCTCGTCAGGCTTAACGCCAATTCTAAACTCATTATAAATCCCACATGGGAGATAGATTCACTACGTGAGGTCTGGCTGGAAGGAGAGGCATACTTCTCCGTAGCAAAGAAGCCTGCGCATCATACAAAATTTGTAGTGCATGCGCAAGAATTGAATGTGGAAGTACTCGGCACTCAATTTAACGTAAATACCATGGAAGGAGCTACCGAGGTGGTATTGGATGAAGGAAAAATCAAACTGTCTAAAAGTGATAATACGGAAACAATAACCATGTCACCTGGAGAAATGGCGACCTTTTCCGTAAGTACCCGCAGAATAACAAAAAAACAAGTCAACCCACAGTTATACAGAAGCTGGAAGGAAGGATACCTAACCTATGAAGAAGCAAGATTGTCCGAAGTTTTGAAGGACGTACAGCAAACATTTGGGTATACCATAGTGGTAAAAGACTCGCTTTTGCTGGAAGAAACCATTAGCGGAGCATTATCCTCCAATGACCTGGATTCATTGCTTATCGTGCTGAAAGATATCATACCGAAGATTTCTTTTACACAAAATGATCAGCAGCTGATTGTGACTAAGAAAAAATAA
- a CDS encoding SusC/RagA family TonB-linked outer membrane protein, with product MRKLKQSITLTVILCCWSIIPLAAQNFATSQQLTTFSSGEKNESSQGEEKIYIIQALDELSKTYQVFFTYNTALLKTYRVSTEYRQVKNVKASLETLLKQTHFSFKKRGRDNFVIVEKEKERIGNIAPDLISPKNSSNISVRQVRVVLANISGKVTAISDNSALPGVNVLVKGTNNGTVTDVEGNYTLNVPNQNDTLIFSSIGYVSEEIPVNGRTSINVAMAEDIQSLNEVVVVGYGTQKKSDLTGAIATVTAEDFAPGTNSDAVQLLNGSAPGVKVSQVSSAPGGGIKIQIRGAGSINSSNEVLFVVDGLPGVDPSSLSPQDIESIDVLKDASAAAIYGTRAANGVVLITTKKGKAGQTTFSYDAYYGTQSVSKQLDVLGGADYMQLINLRSTNPVYTDEEIASIGEGTNWQDEIFTRAPIQNHQLSMSGGNDNGNYYIGLNYFDQEGIVKTSSNKKYNARINAQTSPLENLLISANMNFTRENTQEILFSNAANDFAGPINTAIQFDPSLPPSLNDQGRYYLNPTIALDNPVALIEGIDEQNLSTRFYGSLSADYEVVNNLTATVRLGAEIRNARNDFYRSRVADLGRANGGIGNVGSTEFTHWVTDYLLKYENTFNGIHDFSILGGATFEEFITRGVSASSAGFLSDVTQTNLLQSGDGELRDNVSSSQFKNQLNGFLGRMTYGYEGKYLLTASFRVDGSSRFSEDNKYAFFPSASVGWRISEEAFMEGIQWVDNLKLRAGYGELGNQGINNFETIQTLVAGGNSVFGGAIYQGVVPARLPNPDLKWETTAEVNLGLDFAFVNGRISGSIDYFNRKTTDQLFVKPLPSVVGFSSVRTNLGEVKNSGVDFGLQTVNVTGKFSWNSSLNMSFLKNEVTKLPEFTQEIIGGQIGTFISNYTIVQEGAPLLSYYGYEINGIFQEGDDIESAPTPDVSGYAAGMPRFVDQNEDGVIDDDDRVILGDPFPDFSFGFNNRFRYQGISLDVYILGVQGIETLDANVTESLYPTNDARNSISRYYLNRWTPENPSNELPSGINPSLYGGARIVNTLTVADASFVRLKNITLGYDIPLETSGALSSLRVYLAAENLLTITDFEGYDPDASAAGENNVTKVNYNSYPLARTFRVGVNVQF from the coding sequence ATGAGAAAACTTAAACAATCTATTACACTCACGGTGATACTTTGCTGCTGGAGCATTATTCCACTAGCAGCTCAAAATTTTGCTACAAGTCAACAACTAACTACCTTTTCTTCAGGTGAAAAAAACGAAAGCAGTCAGGGTGAAGAGAAAATTTATATCATTCAAGCATTGGATGAATTAAGCAAAACGTATCAGGTATTTTTCACTTATAATACCGCTCTCCTGAAGACTTATCGGGTCAGCACTGAATATCGTCAGGTTAAAAATGTAAAGGCTAGTCTGGAGACTTTGTTGAAGCAAACCCACTTCAGCTTTAAGAAGCGAGGTAGAGATAACTTCGTGATTGTTGAGAAAGAAAAAGAACGAATAGGGAATATAGCACCTGACCTTATCTCGCCAAAAAACTCTTCTAACATCTCTGTTCGGCAGGTAAGGGTTGTCTTAGCTAACATTTCTGGTAAGGTAACAGCCATATCTGACAATTCAGCTCTACCCGGCGTCAATGTGCTGGTTAAAGGCACCAATAATGGTACTGTTACCGATGTCGAGGGCAACTATACGCTTAACGTACCTAATCAAAACGATACGCTCATTTTTTCTTCTATCGGTTATGTTTCCGAAGAAATACCTGTCAACGGACGTACAAGCATCAATGTGGCTATGGCAGAAGATATACAGAGCCTCAATGAGGTAGTGGTGGTAGGTTATGGCACCCAGAAAAAAAGCGACCTGACCGGAGCCATAGCGACAGTGACAGCCGAAGATTTTGCGCCAGGTACCAATTCTGATGCTGTTCAATTGTTGAATGGCTCAGCACCCGGTGTAAAGGTGAGCCAGGTAAGCTCAGCACCTGGAGGAGGCATCAAGATTCAAATCCGAGGAGCGGGCTCAATCAACAGTTCAAATGAGGTCCTTTTTGTGGTGGACGGATTGCCCGGGGTTGACCCATCATCGCTTAGCCCCCAGGATATTGAGTCTATTGATGTGCTGAAAGATGCATCAGCAGCAGCCATTTATGGTACCCGAGCAGCCAATGGCGTAGTGCTTATTACCACTAAAAAAGGGAAGGCGGGGCAAACCACATTTAGTTACGATGCTTATTATGGTACACAATCGGTTTCCAAACAGCTGGATGTCTTGGGAGGAGCTGATTATATGCAACTCATTAATCTTAGAAGTACTAATCCGGTGTATACTGATGAAGAAATCGCTAGTATAGGAGAAGGCACCAACTGGCAAGATGAGATATTTACACGCGCTCCCATACAAAACCATCAGCTTTCTATGTCAGGAGGAAATGATAATGGCAATTACTATATCGGACTCAATTACTTTGATCAGGAGGGCATTGTAAAAACATCGTCTAATAAAAAATATAATGCCAGGATTAACGCCCAGACCAGCCCCTTGGAAAACCTGCTTATTTCGGCTAATATGAATTTTACCCGGGAGAATACCCAGGAAATATTGTTTTCTAATGCTGCCAACGATTTTGCCGGACCTATCAATACAGCAATACAGTTTGACCCTAGCTTACCTCCGAGCCTCAATGATCAGGGCAGGTATTACCTTAATCCGACCATCGCCCTGGACAATCCAGTCGCCCTTATTGAAGGTATTGACGAACAGAACCTTTCTACACGGTTCTATGGTTCCCTCTCAGCAGATTATGAGGTGGTAAATAATCTTACAGCCACGGTGCGACTAGGGGCAGAGATAAGAAATGCAAGGAATGATTTTTATCGTAGCCGGGTAGCTGATCTGGGTAGAGCCAATGGCGGCATTGGTAATGTTGGCTCTACTGAATTTACCCACTGGGTTACCGACTATTTGTTAAAATACGAAAACACTTTCAATGGCATTCACGATTTTTCAATTTTGGGTGGGGCTACTTTTGAAGAATTTATCACACGTGGTGTATCTGCTAGTTCCGCGGGCTTTCTATCTGACGTTACCCAAACCAATCTGCTGCAGAGTGGTGATGGTGAGTTGCGGGATAATGTATCCAGTTCTCAATTCAAAAACCAGCTCAATGGATTTTTAGGAAGAATGACCTATGGGTATGAAGGTAAATATTTATTGACGGCATCGTTTCGTGTGGATGGTTCTTCCAGATTTTCAGAAGATAATAAGTATGCTTTTTTCCCTTCAGCATCTGTGGGCTGGCGGATAAGTGAGGAGGCTTTTATGGAAGGTATTCAGTGGGTAGACAACCTGAAACTCAGAGCAGGATATGGTGAGTTGGGGAACCAGGGCATCAATAATTTTGAAACGATACAGACATTAGTGGCAGGTGGAAACTCTGTCTTTGGAGGTGCTATTTACCAAGGTGTGGTTCCTGCCCGGCTGCCTAATCCTGATTTGAAGTGGGAAACTACCGCTGAAGTAAACTTAGGACTTGACTTCGCTTTTGTAAACGGAAGAATTTCTGGTAGTATAGACTACTTCAACCGCAAAACTACTGATCAGTTATTTGTAAAGCCCTTACCCTCAGTCGTAGGCTTCTCATCAGTAAGAACTAACCTGGGAGAAGTAAAGAACAGCGGAGTGGATTTTGGACTGCAAACTGTGAATGTTACCGGTAAGTTTAGCTGGAACAGCTCACTCAATATGTCCTTCCTGAAAAATGAAGTGACTAAATTGCCAGAATTCACTCAGGAGATTATCGGTGGCCAAATTGGCACCTTTATAAGTAATTATACCATAGTACAGGAAGGAGCTCCTTTACTTTCTTACTATGGTTATGAAATCAATGGTATATTTCAGGAAGGTGACGATATTGAAAGTGCCCCCACTCCCGATGTGAGTGGCTATGCTGCCGGGATGCCACGCTTTGTAGACCAAAACGAGGACGGAGTGATAGATGATGATGACCGGGTTATTCTGGGCGATCCCTTTCCCGACTTTAGTTTCGGCTTCAACAATAGATTCAGATATCAGGGTATTTCATTAGATGTGTATATTTTAGGGGTACAAGGCATCGAGACACTGGACGCTAATGTGACTGAGTCTTTATACCCTACCAACGATGCGAGAAACTCAATCTCCCGATACTATCTGAACCGCTGGACTCCTGAGAACCCTTCCAACGAATTACCGTCGGGCATCAATCCCAGTTTGTACGGAGGGGCCCGCATTGTCAATACACTGACAGTGGCAGATGCATCTTTTGTCAGGTTAAAAAATATTACGCTTGGCTATGATATTCCTCTGGAAACAAGTGGAGCGCTCTCTTCTCTGAGAGTTTATCTGGCTGCCGAAAATTTGTTGACGATTACCGATTTTGAAGGTTATGATCCGGACGCCAGTGCAGCTGGTGAAAATAACGTAACCAAAGTAAATTACAACAGCTACCCTCTGGCTCGTACTTTTCGTGTGGGTGTAAATGTTCAATTTTAA
- a CDS encoding RagB/SusD family nutrient uptake outer membrane protein, translating into MKIYSNRTSLFVAFLMVIWGTACKDFLEEETFTEYDPNEFLQDESGVDALLTGAYSAINITGYNMRNNYFILGEFPTDMTWETGGGLNRLVVPMIQFNWDASIGFFNGEYNGYYSAISRANNVLLVSRSLSDIPQETINKIEGEARFIRAFSYYMLHNLFGPTPIIEIPEGASLDEIEAIGKETPRATEEEYRAYVEADLLFAADNLEAGGFSSRGNKGNALALLTKFYLNNKEWQKAADVAQQVLGMDYTLYEDYTQLFSIEGEDNNEFIFRFECLLGSNQINVYMPHAFPPNYPIQNNWINFGAMFRTYTAFYETFEEQDIRRQLFVSEYVEIGNTEPTQLNRDSEGNPLDDVRSFKYLPDPNAIGQENGNDIPYIRLADIILTRAEALNEISGPTPEAIDLINQVRNRANATPITLAQYPDKESLRDFILAERGREFYSEGLRREDLIRHGKFIQQALDRGIAAEDYQVLYPLPQPQLDNNPNLEQNPGY; encoded by the coding sequence ATGAAAATATATAGCAATAGAACCAGCCTTTTTGTAGCATTCCTGATGGTAATATGGGGGACGGCCTGCAAAGATTTTTTAGAAGAGGAAACATTTACCGAATATGATCCCAATGAGTTTTTGCAGGATGAATCCGGTGTAGATGCACTACTGACTGGAGCTTATTCTGCCATTAACATTACAGGCTATAATATGCGAAATAACTACTTTATCCTGGGAGAATTCCCTACCGACATGACCTGGGAGACTGGTGGGGGGCTTAACAGACTGGTAGTTCCGATGATACAATTTAACTGGGATGCCTCCATAGGTTTTTTCAATGGGGAGTACAATGGATATTATAGCGCCATTTCCAGAGCAAATAATGTGCTTCTGGTTTCCCGCTCATTATCCGATATCCCCCAAGAAACCATTAACAAAATTGAAGGTGAAGCAAGGTTTATCAGGGCGTTCTCATATTATATGTTGCATAACTTGTTTGGCCCTACTCCTATTATTGAAATCCCTGAAGGCGCCAGTCTGGACGAAATTGAGGCGATAGGTAAAGAGACACCACGGGCGACTGAAGAAGAGTATAGGGCATATGTAGAAGCAGACCTCTTGTTTGCTGCTGATAATCTGGAAGCCGGAGGTTTTTCAAGCAGAGGAAATAAAGGAAATGCACTGGCCCTCTTAACCAAGTTTTACCTGAATAATAAGGAGTGGCAAAAGGCGGCCGATGTTGCTCAACAAGTCTTAGGTATGGATTACACACTGTACGAAGATTATACCCAGCTATTTTCCATAGAAGGGGAAGATAATAATGAATTTATCTTTAGATTTGAGTGCTTGTTAGGAAGTAATCAGATAAATGTATATATGCCACACGCGTTTCCCCCTAATTATCCTATTCAAAACAATTGGATAAACTTTGGCGCCATGTTCAGGACTTATACAGCATTTTACGAAACCTTTGAAGAGCAAGATATCAGACGACAGCTTTTTGTATCTGAATATGTAGAGATAGGAAATACTGAGCCAACCCAACTCAACAGGGATAGCGAAGGCAACCCACTGGACGACGTGAGAAGCTTCAAGTATTTGCCAGATCCCAATGCTATCGGTCAGGAAAATGGCAACGATATTCCTTATATCAGACTTGCTGATATTATTCTCACCAGGGCTGAAGCACTGAATGAAATCAGCGGTCCTACTCCCGAGGCTATTGACTTGATCAACCAGGTTCGGAATCGTGCCAATGCTACGCCTATCACATTGGCTCAGTATCCTGATAAAGAAAGCCTGCGCGATTTTATATTAGCGGAAAGAGGAAGGGAATTCTACTCAGAAGGTCTGCGTAGGGAAGATCTTATCCGTCATGGAAAGTTCATCCAACAAGCCCTGGACAGAGGCATAGCTGCTGAAGACTATCAGGTACTCTATCCGCTTCCTCAACCTCAGCTTGATAACAATCCTAATCTAGAACAAAACCCCGGATATTGA
- a CDS encoding sulfatase, protein MKRHTNTLIITSLSLLSFVFVACNNQSENENEAVKPNVVFILVDDLGVHDLSFTGSEYYETPNVDRIAREGSVFTQGYAASRVCSPSRASIMLGEFTARHGITDWIGAKSGTEWRALGRNDKLLPAAYVHNLPQADTTLAEAMRAHGYKTFFAGKWHLGSDGSHPEDHGFDINKGGWDVGSPIGGYFSPWENPKLDNTTQGENLSMRLAKETANFIEENKDSTFFAYLSFYAVHGPIQTTEIKWEKYRDKAEQMGIQDHGYEMERVLPIRTVQDNPIYGGLVEQMDDAVGLVLDKLDSLGLEDNTIVVFTSDNGGVASGDAFSTTNLPLRGGKGYQWEGGIREPYFIKVPWLENSSKTIDYPVTGTDFFPTILDLANLPLMPGQHVDGVSLKPLLEGKTVAERPLFWHYPHYGNQGGEPASIIRDKAWKLIHYWEDDRNELYNLEEDPGEKQNVADAYPEVTERLHEQLQAFLKSVDANLPARDTTFSAELAVEKHREKVEVLMPRLEQQRKQFLQKDFTPNEDWWGSKVTKD, encoded by the coding sequence ATGAAACGACACACTAATACATTGATTATAACCTCTTTATCTCTTTTAAGCTTTGTATTTGTTGCCTGTAACAATCAAAGTGAAAACGAAAATGAAGCGGTAAAGCCTAATGTTGTATTTATTTTAGTAGATGATCTTGGCGTACATGATTTAAGCTTTACCGGCAGCGAATATTACGAAACCCCCAATGTAGACCGCATTGCCCGGGAAGGCAGCGTTTTTACCCAGGGCTACGCTGCCAGCAGGGTTTGTAGCCCCTCAAGGGCAAGTATTATGCTAGGGGAGTTCACTGCCAGGCACGGCATCACGGATTGGATAGGGGCAAAATCCGGGACTGAGTGGCGAGCTCTGGGCAGGAATGACAAGCTGCTGCCCGCAGCATATGTACACAATCTTCCTCAGGCAGACACTACCCTGGCTGAGGCAATGCGTGCGCATGGTTATAAAACTTTTTTTGCCGGTAAATGGCATCTGGGCAGTGATGGTTCTCATCCTGAAGATCATGGATTTGATATCAATAAGGGGGGCTGGGATGTAGGCAGCCCTATAGGCGGCTATTTTTCGCCCTGGGAAAATCCCAAGCTGGACAATACCACCCAAGGCGAAAACCTGTCAATGCGGCTGGCTAAGGAGACCGCTAATTTTATAGAGGAAAATAAGGACTCCACCTTTTTTGCTTATCTGTCTTTTTATGCTGTACATGGCCCCATACAAACCACAGAAATAAAGTGGGAAAAGTACCGGGACAAAGCTGAACAGATGGGCATACAGGATCATGGTTACGAAATGGAACGCGTCCTGCCGATAAGAACTGTACAGGACAATCCAATTTATGGGGGACTGGTAGAACAGATGGATGATGCCGTCGGGCTGGTGCTGGATAAGCTTGACTCCCTGGGCCTGGAAGATAATACTATTGTCGTTTTTACCTCTGACAATGGGGGTGTAGCTTCAGGTGACGCTTTCTCTACTACCAACCTGCCCCTTCGTGGTGGTAAAGGATATCAGTGGGAAGGCGGCATTCGGGAGCCTTATTTTATCAAGGTACCCTGGTTGGAAAACAGCAGCAAAACCATTGACTATCCGGTGACCGGAACTGATTTTTTTCCTACCATACTTGATCTGGCCAATCTGCCTTTGATGCCCGGTCAACATGTGGATGGCGTTAGTCTTAAACCTTTACTGGAAGGGAAAACAGTAGCAGAGCGTCCATTATTCTGGCATTACCCGCACTACGGGAACCAGGGGGGTGAGCCGGCCTCAATCATCAGAGACAAGGCCTGGAAGCTGATTCATTATTGGGAAGATGATAGAAACGAACTGTATAATCTGGAGGAAGATCCGGGAGAGAAGCAAAATGTAGCTGATGCATATCCTGAGGTCACCGAAAGGCTTCATGAACAGTTGCAGGCTTTTCTGAAGAGTGTTGACGCGAACCTACCGGCCCGTGACACTACCTTCAGCGCTGAACTTGCCGTAGAAAAACATAGAGAAAAAGTAGAAGTGCTTATGCCCAGGCTTGAGCAGCAAAGAAAACAGTTTTTGCAGAAAGACTTTACCCCCAATGAAGACTGGTGGGGCAGTAAAGTAACGAAAGATTAA